A genomic stretch from Deinococcus cellulosilyticus NBRC 106333 = KACC 11606 includes:
- a CDS encoding ArsR/SmtB family transcription factor — translation MTVPAQEDVCETSCVHPDAVQVARAALPQESSLEAAIVLLKAVADPTRLKILSALSSTELCVCDLAQVVGISESNASHQLRLLRTARLVRYRKEGRVAYYQLADHHVRELLSSALEHAQE, via the coding sequence ATGACCGTTCCTGCCCAAGAAGACGTGTGTGAAACCAGTTGCGTGCATCCTGACGCCGTTCAGGTCGCCCGGGCTGCCCTGCCACAGGAATCCAGCCTGGAGGCGGCCATTGTGCTCCTGAAGGCTGTTGCAGATCCCACCCGACTGAAAATCCTCTCTGCCCTTTCCAGCACGGAGCTTTGCGTGTGCGATCTGGCACAGGTGGTGGGCATCAGTGAGTCGAATGCCAGCCACCAGTTGCGCCTCCTGCGCACAGCAAGGCTGGTGCGTTACCGCAAGGAGGGCAGGGTGGCGTACTACCAGCTTGCAGACCACCACGTGAGAGAGCTCTTGAGCAGCGCCCTGGAGCATGCCCAGGAATAA
- a CDS encoding DUF790 family protein: MLTSELLQYTLKDGQVRPKQLKATPKNLDLAREIIEIFEQHVGLMRRDLQEALQTLEGESTDYRTKRGLAHILSTEHSTFEPITPLEPIQLRERVFLHAAKRGPIDTHSDQTLQELAHQIGQEVGLVLTADQIREGLYADLPERHYLTSFEAPDPETLLDRFNTAQAQGIFYRAYDLKLTAFRNSQAEYKYLFKFLKLFGLMTYIEGDQDTGFTITVDGPTSLFSASTRYGLSMAKLLPALLNVSKWNLTATLKPRSLDIMSGEDSLSYSLDSQCGLRSHYKKGQIFDSALEESFATKWQKAKTEWVLEKEVDLLPVPGSVMIPDFRITHPDGRSYVLEVIGYWRPEYLKRKFQQLRKVDCENLIIAVSDRLNLGETGVDLKDLPVKVVFFKGSLQPKAVLELLEK; encoded by the coding sequence ATGTTGACCAGTGAACTCCTGCAATACACCCTGAAAGACGGGCAGGTGCGACCCAAACAACTGAAAGCCACCCCCAAAAACCTCGATCTGGCCCGGGAAATCATCGAAATCTTCGAACAGCATGTGGGTTTGATGCGCCGCGATCTGCAGGAGGCCCTGCAAACCCTGGAGGGGGAAAGCACCGACTACCGCACCAAACGGGGGCTCGCCCACATCCTGAGCACCGAGCACTCCACCTTCGAGCCGATCACCCCCCTTGAGCCCATCCAGCTCAGGGAAAGGGTTTTTCTGCATGCTGCAAAAAGGGGTCCCATCGACACCCACTCAGACCAGACCTTGCAGGAACTGGCACACCAGATTGGGCAGGAAGTTGGACTGGTGCTGACCGCCGACCAGATCCGTGAAGGCCTGTATGCAGACCTGCCAGAACGCCACTACCTCACCAGCTTTGAGGCACCGGACCCTGAAACCCTGCTGGACCGCTTCAACACCGCGCAGGCCCAGGGGATTTTCTACCGGGCCTATGACCTCAAACTCACGGCTTTCCGCAATTCTCAGGCGGAATACAAGTACCTGTTCAAGTTTTTGAAGCTCTTTGGCCTGATGACCTACATCGAAGGGGATCAGGACACCGGATTCACCATCACCGTGGACGGCCCGACCAGCCTGTTTTCGGCCAGCACGAGGTATGGGCTCTCGATGGCAAAACTGCTTCCGGCCCTGCTCAATGTCAGCAAATGGAACCTCACGGCCACCCTGAAACCCCGGTCTCTGGACATCATGTCCGGAGAAGACAGCCTCAGTTACTCGCTGGATTCCCAGTGTGGTTTGCGCAGCCACTACAAAAAAGGACAGATCTTTGACAGTGCCCTGGAAGAATCCTTTGCCACCAAATGGCAGAAAGCCAAAACCGAGTGGGTGCTGGAAAAAGAGGTGGACCTCCTGCCTGTACCGGGCAGTGTGATGATCCCTGATTTCCGCATCACCCACCCGGATGGGCGCAGTTATGTGCTGGAGGTCATTGGTTACTGGCGTCCAGAGTACCTGAAACGCAAATTCCAGCAACTCAGAAAAGTGGACTGCGAGAACCTGATCATCGCTGTCTCAGACCGCCTGAATCTGGGAGAAACCGGGGTGGACCTCAAGGACCTCCCGGTGAAGGTGGTGTTCTTCAAAGGGTCTCTGCAACCGAAAGCTGTGCTGGAACTGCTGGAAAAATAA
- a CDS encoding LodA/GoxA family CTQ-dependent oxidase, whose protein sequence is MTQSEIHSVAIYPGIGIARVGNSDEYFIAPEIPGALPDAGGSFKGQDKKVKRQAARFRIYGLDENGVPVREITAEEATITWRVELANLKPGWYQFINAMDLGGLSKSAPKRNSGFQGEDRKQIILTPGSKSISGVNQSGTDHEFHGSYLTQDVYMGELRTDDQGRLLVLGGHGDAYSAVPGARPITFANNDGWCDDVSDGPVRATVQIGDQTFEAEPGYVVVTPPNFAPGLHGPLTMLDVVHNLYQDMGWYVAPAEPSFQRDVLPIFQRLTANQWVNNGVFMAFGYGSPLNFEDANLIQRLADPGEENQAFRQRIFELFRPPTADHRMEDYAPPFYGDGFGEATAEDFLNDLPLTPLMYATLQKWASGAFVSDLSQQEQTDFSGLEPAAQCEALNQAGLYDCLGGPFHPGIEMTWVMRRANMWKAPYRLNLLPEGELPSLDYGEVLYPAVCLNPEQGPLSANGPGSLTRWMGVPWHTDEASCASGYDPHFYVSTPSFWAARVPNQILSDAALPALNQSDLPERQAMKRFAYRQDWYRDIQGSSYYDRINNMIHEWWELGIIEPTEVQREGYPSRMWLETGRNEALTGTPDYSLKLIEKAEAFSQPHKLRMKLLSAKPAEGRKLPRRVYNQWNR, encoded by the coding sequence ATGACCCAGTCTGAAATTCACAGTGTCGCCATCTACCCAGGAATTGGAATTGCCCGAGTCGGCAACTCGGATGAATACTTCATTGCCCCAGAAATTCCAGGTGCCCTTCCCGATGCAGGAGGAAGCTTCAAGGGGCAGGACAAAAAGGTCAAGCGTCAGGCAGCACGGTTCCGCATCTATGGCCTGGACGAAAATGGTGTGCCTGTCAGAGAAATCACGGCTGAAGAAGCCACCATCACCTGGAGGGTGGAACTGGCCAACCTGAAGCCCGGATGGTACCAGTTCATCAACGCCATGGACCTCGGAGGCCTGTCCAAGAGTGCTCCCAAACGCAACTCTGGCTTTCAGGGGGAGGACCGCAAACAGATCATCCTGACGCCTGGCAGCAAAAGCATCTCGGGCGTGAACCAGTCCGGGACAGACCACGAATTTCACGGCAGTTACCTGACCCAGGACGTGTACATGGGAGAGTTGCGCACCGACGACCAGGGAAGACTGCTGGTGCTTGGCGGTCATGGAGATGCCTACTCGGCAGTACCGGGAGCCCGACCCATCACCTTTGCCAACAACGATGGCTGGTGCGATGACGTGTCTGATGGTCCAGTGCGGGCCACCGTGCAGATCGGTGACCAGACCTTCGAAGCAGAACCCGGTTATGTGGTGGTCACCCCACCCAATTTTGCCCCTGGCCTGCATGGTCCCTTGACCATGCTGGACGTGGTGCATAACCTGTACCAGGACATGGGATGGTATGTGGCCCCAGCAGAGCCTTCTTTTCAGCGGGATGTCCTGCCCATTTTTCAGCGCCTGACCGCCAACCAGTGGGTCAACAACGGGGTGTTCATGGCTTTCGGTTATGGCTCTCCCCTCAACTTCGAGGATGCAAACCTGATCCAGCGCCTTGCTGACCCTGGTGAAGAGAACCAGGCTTTCAGACAGCGGATTTTTGAACTGTTCCGCCCTCCGACTGCGGACCACCGCATGGAAGATTACGCTCCACCTTTCTATGGAGATGGGTTCGGCGAAGCCACTGCAGAGGACTTCCTCAATGACCTTCCCCTCACGCCCCTGATGTACGCCACCCTGCAGAAATGGGCGTCGGGTGCATTTGTTTCTGACCTGAGCCAGCAGGAACAGACGGATTTTAGTGGTCTGGAACCTGCTGCACAATGTGAGGCCCTCAATCAGGCCGGACTTTATGACTGCCTGGGAGGACCTTTCCACCCTGGCATTGAGATGACCTGGGTGATGCGCCGGGCCAACATGTGGAAAGCCCCCTACCGCCTGAACCTCCTCCCTGAAGGCGAACTTCCCAGCCTGGATTATGGCGAGGTTCTTTATCCTGCCGTGTGCCTCAACCCTGAACAGGGACCCCTCAGTGCAAATGGTCCCGGCTCCCTCACCCGATGGATGGGTGTCCCCTGGCACACCGATGAGGCCTCCTGCGCTTCCGGGTATGATCCGCACTTCTACGTGTCCACCCCGAGTTTCTGGGCCGCACGGGTGCCAAACCAGATCCTCAGTGACGCTGCCCTCCCGGCCCTGAACCAGTCCGACCTCCCTGAAAGGCAGGCCATGAAACGCTTTGCCTACAGGCAGGACTGGTACCGGGACATCCAGGGCAGCAGTTATTATGACCGCATCAACAACATGATCCACGAGTGGTGGGAACTGGGCATCATTGAGCCCACCGAGGTGCAGCGCGAAGGTTACCCTTCCAGAATGTGGCTGGAAACCGGACGCAACGAAGCCCTGACCGGAACCCCCGACTACAGCCTGAAACTGATCGAGAAAGCAGAAGCCTTCAGCCAGCCGCACAAACTGCGCATGAAACTGCTCTCTGCAAAACCCGCAGAGGGCCGCAAGTTGCCCCGCCGCGTGTACAACCAGTGGAACAGGTAG
- a CDS encoding heavy metal translocating P-type ATPase, with the protein MSEARQTTLTYFVDDMDCANCVKKVEAATSRLPGAQVRRTSFTTQILEVDLDETQTPRSTLEKNLRDMGYAPSLKAENGQEQRVQSTTPDLAHSHAEHQHAGHVHEHEKGPWHQTRQGKLVIQSGLLLAVAYLLGFGLPAFSKWFYIAATLIGVWPLLKKAVASARLGDPFSINMLVSVAALSSLLIGAEAEGAVVVFFFAIGELLEGVAAGRARQSIKALAALAPKTATVMENGQAREVPAASLQVGQVVRVSPGGRIPADGTILEGESSIDDSPVTGESMPVNKGVNSPVFAGSINLEAVLLVRVDRAAKDNTIARIIRMVEEAEESKAPTARFIDRFSRYYTPLVVLAAALTALVPPVLMGENWLDWIYKGISILLIGCPCALVLSTPAAITSGIASGARRGLLIKGGAALESLGTVKTVAFDKTGTLTRNRPQVTDVIPLEGTAEQNILLAAAVEQGSNHPLAKAILEKAGTQTLPQAQQARALQGKGVSALLDGVLHQVTSPNHASTLTDLSPFRDQITSLEEQGKTVVVLLREQTPLALIAIRDEPREDARSAIQELKQLGVQAVMLTGDNTRTGQAIARELDMEVQAELLPENKLQVIRSRKEQGGVAMVGDGINDAPALAESTVGIAMGGGTEVALETADAALLKNQARDVPALIVLSRRTMGNIKQNITFALGLKAVFLVTTLMGYTNLWMAILADTGATMIVTANALRLLRK; encoded by the coding sequence ATGAGCGAAGCCCGGCAGACCACCCTCACCTACTTTGTGGATGACATGGACTGCGCCAACTGTGTCAAAAAAGTGGAGGCGGCCACCAGCAGGCTTCCCGGAGCACAGGTTCGCAGGACCAGCTTCACCACCCAGATTCTGGAAGTGGACCTCGATGAAACCCAGACCCCCCGGAGCACCCTGGAGAAAAACCTGCGTGACATGGGTTATGCTCCCAGCCTGAAAGCCGAGAACGGTCAGGAGCAGCGCGTCCAGAGCACAACCCCAGATCTTGCCCACTCCCACGCAGAACACCAGCATGCAGGGCATGTGCATGAACATGAAAAAGGACCCTGGCACCAGACCCGACAGGGAAAACTGGTGATCCAGAGCGGACTGTTGCTGGCTGTGGCCTACCTGCTGGGCTTTGGGCTTCCTGCTTTTTCAAAATGGTTCTACATTGCAGCCACCCTCATTGGCGTGTGGCCCCTGCTCAAAAAAGCCGTGGCCTCTGCACGCCTTGGAGACCCTTTCAGCATCAACATGCTGGTGAGTGTGGCCGCCCTCTCCTCCCTCCTGATTGGCGCAGAGGCAGAAGGGGCCGTGGTGGTCTTCTTCTTCGCCATTGGTGAACTGCTCGAAGGGGTGGCGGCAGGACGGGCCAGACAGAGCATCAAAGCCCTGGCTGCACTGGCCCCAAAAACCGCCACTGTGATGGAAAATGGTCAGGCCAGAGAAGTCCCGGCGGCATCCCTGCAGGTGGGTCAGGTGGTGCGGGTTTCCCCTGGGGGTCGCATCCCCGCAGATGGGACCATTCTGGAAGGGGAAAGCAGCATTGATGATTCTCCGGTGACTGGAGAGAGCATGCCCGTCAACAAAGGGGTGAACAGCCCTGTTTTTGCAGGCTCCATCAATCTGGAAGCCGTGCTGTTGGTCCGGGTGGACAGGGCAGCAAAGGACAACACCATCGCCCGCATCATCCGCATGGTGGAAGAGGCAGAAGAGTCAAAAGCTCCCACGGCCCGCTTCATTGACCGCTTCAGCCGCTATTACACCCCCCTGGTCGTGCTTGCTGCTGCCCTGACTGCACTGGTTCCCCCTGTTCTCATGGGAGAGAACTGGCTCGACTGGATCTACAAGGGCATCTCGATCCTGCTGATCGGCTGCCCGTGTGCCCTGGTGCTGTCCACACCTGCAGCCATCACATCAGGGATTGCTTCTGGGGCCAGAAGAGGACTGCTGATCAAAGGGGGAGCAGCCCTGGAATCCCTCGGAACAGTGAAAACTGTGGCTTTCGACAAGACCGGAACGCTGACCCGCAATCGCCCCCAGGTCACCGATGTGATCCCACTGGAGGGAACAGCAGAACAGAACATCCTTCTGGCTGCTGCGGTAGAGCAAGGCTCAAACCACCCGCTGGCAAAAGCCATCCTTGAAAAAGCTGGAACACAGACGCTGCCTCAGGCACAGCAAGCAAGGGCTTTGCAGGGCAAAGGGGTCTCTGCCCTGCTGGACGGGGTTCTGCATCAGGTCACTTCTCCAAACCATGCAAGCACCCTGACCGACCTGTCTCCTTTCAGGGACCAGATCACCTCTCTGGAAGAGCAGGGCAAAACCGTGGTGGTGCTCCTGCGTGAACAGACACCCCTCGCCCTGATTGCCATTCGGGATGAACCCCGGGAAGATGCCAGGTCTGCCATTCAGGAACTGAAACAGCTTGGGGTGCAGGCTGTGATGCTCACAGGGGACAACACCCGCACAGGTCAGGCCATTGCCCGTGAACTGGACATGGAGGTGCAGGCTGAACTCCTGCCCGAAAACAAACTGCAGGTGATCCGAAGCCGCAAAGAACAGGGTGGGGTTGCGATGGTGGGAGACGGCATCAACGATGCTCCTGCCCTTGCTGAATCCACTGTGGGCATCGCGATGGGTGGAGGCACCGAAGTGGCCCTGGAAACTGCAGATGCTGCCCTGCTCAAAAACCAGGCCCGCGACGTTCCTGCCCTGATTGTGCTGTCCAGACGCACCATGGGAAACATCAAACAGAACATCACCTTTGCCCTGGGCCTGAAAGCCGTCTTTCTGGTCACCACGTTGATGGGGTACACCAACCTCTGGATGGCCATTCTGGCAGACACCGGAGCCACCATGATCGTGACTGCCAACGCATTGCGTCTGCTCAGGAAATAG
- a CDS encoding DUF3105 domain-containing protein: MKRIHSTLLLVAGLIGLAACNNNSGNIEGVESFKVAQGHKEGQLSYEQTPPVGGEHNPIWQNCGVYEKPLYNEYAVHSLEHGAVWITYQPDLPKEEVDKLIQAAKSNSYTLVSPFPGLDSKVALAAWGKMLKLDSADDKRIGQFISTYAQSSTNAPEPGAACSGGYSETR; the protein is encoded by the coding sequence ATGAAACGCATCCACAGCACACTTCTTCTGGTCGCAGGCCTGATCGGTCTGGCCGCATGCAACAACAATTCGGGCAACATTGAAGGCGTCGAGAGCTTCAAGGTCGCACAGGGCCACAAAGAGGGACAGCTGTCCTACGAACAGACCCCTCCGGTGGGAGGAGAACACAATCCCATCTGGCAGAACTGCGGCGTGTACGAAAAACCCCTCTACAATGAGTATGCTGTGCACTCTCTGGAACACGGTGCAGTCTGGATCACCTACCAGCCTGACCTTCCAAAAGAAGAAGTGGACAAGCTGATTCAGGCCGCCAAGTCCAACAGTTATACCCTGGTTTCCCCCTTTCCAGGTCTGGACAGCAAGGTTGCCCTCGCTGCCTGGGGAAAAATGCTGAAGCTGGACAGTGCAGATGACAAACGCATTGGACAGTTCATCAGCACCTATGCCCAGAGCAGCACCAACGCCCCTGAACCCGGCGCAGCCTGCTCTGGTGGATACAGCGAAACCCGATAA
- the lpdA gene encoding dihydrolipoyl dehydrogenase, whose protein sequence is MNVNPEGVKTYDAIVIGGGPGGYVAAIRAAQLGLKTLVIEKETLGGVCLNWGCIPSKTLIHSARQVDHLRSGMAGIEVSGLKINYPELQQRKSEVVRKLTGNVALLLKGNKVDVLSGMAAFENSSTLTVTTREGTERVRATRGIIVATGARPIELPAFRWDHQTILSAKEAVSLQEVPERLAIIGGGVIGMEIGMMYQSLGAEVTIIEQGNQILPGNDSEAAALIARIFTQRGGTLLTQAAAQGWTSTAEGPVLHVKHGAKDLEIFTGKILVSVGFRANTEGLNLQNTGVQLDERGHILTQPSTRTDDPMIYAIGDVSGGPYLAHKASKEGEIAAEAIAGQPSTRDWVAIPAVTFTYPEVATAGLTEEQARSRGIPVRVGRFPLSASGRALAMGDQIGFVKLISDERTDRLLGATLVGAEVSELIGEILIALEMGSSMQDLSLSVHPHPTLSETLMEAAKHGHKEAIHITNRK, encoded by the coding sequence ATGAACGTGAACCCAGAAGGCGTGAAAACCTACGACGCAATTGTGATTGGTGGAGGTCCCGGCGGTTATGTGGCCGCGATTCGTGCAGCTCAACTGGGCCTGAAGACCCTGGTGATCGAGAAAGAGACCCTGGGTGGTGTGTGTCTGAACTGGGGATGCATTCCCAGCAAGACCCTGATTCACTCTGCCCGTCAGGTGGACCACCTGCGTTCTGGGATGGCAGGCATTGAGGTGTCGGGCCTGAAGATCAATTACCCGGAGCTCCAGCAGCGCAAATCAGAAGTGGTGCGCAAACTGACGGGCAATGTGGCGTTGCTGCTGAAGGGGAACAAGGTGGATGTCCTGTCCGGGATGGCTGCGTTTGAAAATTCCAGCACCCTGACTGTCACCACCAGAGAAGGAACAGAACGGGTGCGGGCCACCCGAGGGATCATTGTGGCCACCGGTGCCCGTCCCATTGAGCTTCCTGCCTTCAGATGGGACCACCAGACCATCCTTTCTGCGAAGGAAGCAGTCAGTTTGCAGGAGGTTCCTGAACGTCTGGCGATCATTGGTGGTGGGGTCATTGGCATGGAAATCGGCATGATGTACCAGTCTCTTGGTGCCGAAGTGACCATCATTGAGCAGGGAAACCAGATTCTTCCGGGCAACGACAGTGAGGCTGCAGCCCTGATTGCTCGCATTTTCACCCAGCGAGGGGGGACACTGCTCACCCAGGCTGCTGCGCAGGGCTGGACATCCACTGCTGAAGGTCCTGTGTTGCACGTGAAACATGGCGCAAAAGACCTGGAGATATTTACCGGTAAAATTCTGGTGTCAGTGGGATTTCGTGCCAACACTGAAGGGTTAAACCTGCAAAATACAGGTGTACAGCTTGATGAACGAGGCCACATCCTCACCCAGCCCAGCACCCGCACCGATGATCCCATGATCTATGCCATCGGAGATGTCAGCGGTGGACCTTACCTTGCCCACAAAGCCAGCAAAGAAGGAGAAATTGCAGCAGAGGCCATCGCTGGTCAGCCCTCCACCCGGGACTGGGTGGCGATCCCAGCAGTGACCTTTACTTATCCAGAAGTGGCCACCGCAGGCCTCACCGAAGAGCAGGCCAGAAGCAGGGGCATTCCAGTGCGGGTGGGACGCTTTCCCCTCAGTGCTTCAGGACGGGCTCTGGCGATGGGAGACCAGATCGGGTTTGTGAAGCTCATCAGCGATGAACGCACAGACCGCCTGCTCGGGGCAACCCTGGTGGGGGCAGAAGTCAGCGAACTGATTGGAGAAATCCTGATTGCGCTGGAAATGGGGAGTTCCATGCAGGACCTGTCCCTCAGCGTGCATCCTCATCCCACATTGTCTGAAACCCTGATGGAAGCGGCAAAACACGGCCACAAGGAAGCCATTCACATCACCAACCGGAAATGA
- a CDS encoding helix-turn-helix transcriptional regulator, producing MPRNNLPRHELLNRLSQRQAIQVLHAPAGYGKTAVLKAFQILHPAALCLDDADRMDPQVLEHQVLGWPAEQSVLLAARNFPYTALRRVTYQRDVQVWSSEELAFSEAEALEWGLQSGFAPEDVLDAQQKWMGWIHPMHLDLQGSRLMLHEFLEQEVLPGKQGLAELAPLSEITPEMAGYLLGREQAQRIKNSSWVLQRLFRGTEEHWRWVPGLRDHLLLLQAFQHTSPAYLQDILNLLLDDHKYHEALTLVQQHFTSEGALLWLHTHLQDLLLAGCSEQIHEVFHELLGQPCSGTLEARRILIRSYMAFFGGTPYRASLGELKGVLCLTSEEQLQSEAHALLSWWTPDPEQATLSRAEALKLADHRHFFRHLAQVGLGREKTLREDFAVVDAYFRELLGQTLQAGLVCESLLTLLMQAQGQVHHLKLRLAEQTLRQLFDLGSQHPDRCRPLVAHARALHAQLCLLALRPEEAVQSAQQARRWAEKTYHAHLLQQSADALLLGQHFLNDAVAALPETSPSIQAQVRLLQGHPLQALELLSGAASFMGGVLQVRCRLDLGDHLRASEALRQLGAGSATEQVYLQATKVDVLMRLKKLSEARLAARSFWQTVQFEPIYLPLVGLSEGALLLLFREARKQGIQPAVALDTLRVAPPLLDLSDRERTMLQFLSAGQSNQQMAEALGISVNTVKYHLKHLYEKLGVSSREAARDLGQRVISGW from the coding sequence ATGCCCAGGAATAACCTGCCACGCCATGAATTGCTGAATCGTCTCTCTCAGCGGCAGGCGATTCAGGTGCTCCATGCTCCTGCAGGATATGGCAAAACGGCTGTCCTGAAAGCTTTCCAGATTCTGCATCCGGCTGCCCTGTGTCTGGATGATGCAGACCGGATGGACCCACAGGTGCTGGAACATCAAGTGCTGGGCTGGCCCGCCGAACAATCTGTCCTGCTTGCTGCACGTAACTTTCCTTACACAGCCCTGAGGAGGGTGACGTACCAGCGTGATGTACAGGTCTGGTCCAGCGAAGAACTGGCTTTCAGCGAAGCAGAGGCCCTGGAGTGGGGCCTGCAGTCTGGATTTGCTCCAGAAGATGTTCTGGATGCACAGCAGAAATGGATGGGCTGGATTCATCCCATGCATCTGGATTTGCAGGGCAGTCGCCTGATGCTGCATGAATTTCTGGAACAGGAGGTTCTGCCAGGGAAACAGGGGCTTGCTGAACTCGCTCCACTTTCCGAAATCACCCCAGAAATGGCAGGTTACCTGCTGGGCAGAGAGCAAGCCCAAAGAATCAAAAATTCCAGCTGGGTGCTACAACGCCTGTTTCGCGGCACCGAGGAACACTGGAGGTGGGTTCCCGGCCTGCGGGACCATCTGCTGTTGCTGCAGGCTTTCCAGCACACCTCTCCTGCGTACCTGCAGGACATCCTGAACCTTCTGCTGGATGACCACAAATACCATGAAGCCCTCACCCTGGTGCAGCAGCATTTCACATCAGAGGGTGCCTTGCTGTGGTTGCACACCCACCTGCAGGACCTGCTGCTTGCAGGGTGCAGCGAGCAGATCCATGAGGTTTTTCATGAACTGCTCGGCCAGCCTTGCTCTGGAACACTGGAGGCCAGAAGAATCCTGATCCGCAGCTACATGGCGTTTTTTGGAGGGACCCCATACAGGGCCAGCCTCGGAGAACTGAAAGGGGTCCTCTGTCTGACTTCAGAGGAACAACTCCAGTCTGAAGCCCATGCCCTGCTGTCATGGTGGACCCCAGACCCAGAGCAGGCCACACTCAGCCGCGCGGAGGCCCTGAAGCTCGCAGACCACCGGCATTTTTTCAGGCACCTTGCCCAGGTTGGACTGGGGAGGGAAAAAACCCTGCGGGAAGATTTCGCTGTTGTAGACGCTTATTTCAGAGAGCTGCTGGGGCAGACTTTGCAGGCAGGTCTGGTCTGTGAATCCCTGCTGACCCTCCTGATGCAGGCCCAGGGTCAGGTGCATCACCTGAAACTTCGTCTGGCAGAACAGACCCTCAGGCAGCTTTTTGATCTGGGCAGCCAGCATCCTGATCGTTGCAGGCCCCTGGTCGCCCATGCCAGAGCCCTGCATGCGCAGCTGTGTCTGCTGGCCCTTCGCCCGGAAGAGGCGGTGCAATCTGCGCAGCAGGCCAGAAGGTGGGCAGAAAAGACCTACCATGCCCACCTGTTGCAACAATCTGCAGATGCTTTGCTGCTGGGACAGCATTTTCTGAATGATGCTGTGGCTGCCCTCCCTGAGACTTCACCCAGCATCCAGGCCCAGGTGCGCCTGTTGCAGGGACATCCTCTGCAGGCCCTGGAATTGCTTTCTGGTGCGGCTTCATTCATGGGAGGTGTGCTGCAGGTGCGGTGCAGGCTGGATCTGGGAGACCATCTGCGGGCCTCTGAGGCGCTTCGGCAGCTTGGAGCAGGTTCCGCCACAGAGCAGGTCTACCTGCAAGCCACAAAAGTGGATGTGTTGATGCGCCTGAAGAAGCTTTCTGAAGCCCGTCTTGCAGCGCGGAGTTTCTGGCAGACCGTGCAGTTTGAACCCATTTACCTTCCCCTGGTTGGTCTTTCAGAAGGTGCCCTGCTGCTGCTTTTCCGGGAAGCCCGCAAACAGGGCATCCAGCCTGCAGTTGCACTGGACACCCTGCGGGTTGCTCCTCCTCTGCTTGACCTTTCTGATCGGGAACGCACCATGCTGCAGTTTCTCTCTGCCGGGCAATCCAACCAGCAGATGGCCGAGGCCCTGGGCATCAGTGTGAACACCGTCAAGTACCACCTGAAACACCTTTACGAGAAACTGGGGGTCAGCAGCCGGGAGGCAGCGAGGGACCTGGGTCAAAGGGTCATTTCCGGTTGGTGA